GGTCTACGCCTGGGGCGTAGCCTTCCTCTACTCCTTCACGAGCGCCGCGCCGCTCCTCGTCAAGGGCGCCGCCTACCGCTACTACACGCTCGAGGCCTGGCTCTACACCCTGTACCGCGGGTTCCCGGGGCTCGTCGGGCTCGTCCCCCTGCTGGCCCTCGCCGAGCTGGCCCTGGCCGCGCTGGCGGCGTGGCTGCTGCTACGGGTCTCCCGTGGCCTCGTCTCGTCGCCGCTAGCCGCCCGGGGCGAGGCGGCGCTAGAGCTGCGCGGCGCCCGGAGACTCCTAGCCCTCGCCTATGTAGCTGTGCTGCTGGGCTACCTCTACGCGCCCATCGCGGGCCTAGCGCTCCAGGCGCTGGACGCGGACCCCGGGAGGCTCCTAGCCTACGCGGAGAGGGGCCCCGGGCTCGCCGGAGCCGTGGCTAACAGCCTCCTCTACGCAGCCGCCTCCACAGCGCTAGCCCTAGCCCTAGGGCTCACAGCCGCCGAGGGAGGCCTAGCCGTGGCCACGCTCTCGCTCATCGCCGTAGCTCCAGTAGCCTACGGCGTCGCCGCCAGCCTCGCCTACTACCGGCCCCTAGCAGGCCTCCTCGGCGGCGTCGCCGCCTCCAGGCTACTCATACTCCTAGCCCATACAGCCGCCGGGCTTCCCCTAGCCAGCCGGGTCATGGCCGAGGCTTGGGCCCGGCTCCAGCGCGAGGTCGGCGACACCATGCTCCTCCTCGGGCTCCGCGGAGCCCGGCTCCTCCGCCACCTATTAGCGGCGACCGCGCCCCACACGGTCCTCGCCGCCGGGCTAGCCACGGCAGCAAGCCTAGGAGAATTCGGCGCAAGCATAGTCGTCTCGATCCCCGACACCTGGAGCCTAACAGTCCTAGTCTACAACATGCTCGGCAGCGGCCGCCTCTTCCACGAAGCCTGCCTAGCAGCCCTCATCCTAGAAGCAATGAGCCTAGCAGCCATAGGCCTAGCCGCAACAACTGCCAAACACCTAACAAAAACCAGAACATAGCCATGATAGGGCGTTGACTCTTCGGAGCCGGAGGTCCCCCGGGTTTAAATCCCGGCGGGCCCGTTACACCTCACAGCTTAAGGTACGCCGGGTGCTGATGGCCTGCATCGTCTAGAAGGCCCTCGTATCCCGGCCTCGCTGGCACGTAGCTCGCAGAAACGGCTCTGACCTAACCTACTCTGGCTCGACCAGGGCTTCCTCTCCAGGAGCTTCTACAGCACAAGCCTTACTCATAGACTAGAGTAGAGGAGGCTGGAGAGTAACACCGTTAGCAAGAATCGCTGTGAGAGCCTCAACCATGGCTAGCCCTAAGCAGCCCGCTAGGCTTCCCTTCCAGGCCCAAGGTACACCGCGTCCACGCTGAGGAACTCCCCGAGGAACCCGCCTAGGCCCTCTGCAAGACCATCAACAAACCTCTTTCACGGTACTAGCGTGCCCGGCGATCCAGGGACTGTTGGAGTAGCACCGGAGCGCCGGTTGCCGTTCATCATGGATGACGGCTAAGCCTCGCTTGCCGCCCTCTCCCTCAAACAGTACTAGGTTCAACCCCTCTAGGTTTAGTAGCGTCTGCATAGCCGCACACCCTTAACCACCGCTCTCCTCCTTACCCTGCTCTGGAGTTCTTGCCTGCTCCCGGTATTTCAGTGAGCCTATGCAACTGCTCATCGTTTAGCCTCACGTAGCCTCTCTGCTCATGTTGATGCCAGGGTTGATACTGGGATGCTGCTGTGGCTATAGCCTGGTTGGAGGAGCGTGACCGCTGGAGGCTATTAGGCTCCGTATCCCGGTGGACGCTGTTAGGGAGTTGTTCGGCTATAGGGGGGTTAGCTTGTCTAGGAGTATTGACGGGTGCTGGACAAGTATTCAGAGAAAGTAACTAAGACCTAAAATATTTAGGATAAAGCTCTTTTAATGGTACTTGGCGTGAGGTCAGCCTTACATGCCTCATTCACGAGGTTGACAACAATTAGATAGTCGCATGCTAGTGATCAGAACGCTAACCTAAGCACCAAACACTAACGGCAACAACGAAGATAGAGGTCCATACAGTAACAGTTACCGGGACACCCGCATCAACCCATACAGTGCCGAGAAACACCTACAACTACGAAATTCTAGAGTACTTCCCTATCGATGAAGGACGCTACGCTCTATACATGTTCGTGGACACCATGAATAACATGAGTGCCACCTACCAAATAACTATACAACAACGAGCCTACACCAGGGCAGGCCTAATCTTCCTGATGACTCTCGCTAAGATAAACGGGTCAGGAAGACCGCTGAACTCAGCATTGTACGGGAGACTCAACTCGCCTTGAAGCACTAAGACACCATGTACACCGACTACACCTAGTGTTCTTAGGCCTGTTATCCAGCTAGAGTCCTTGAAGGTCTAGCAAGTACGTAGTTGGCAGCCAACCCTATGGAGTCCTCAAGGCATCCTTGTTCGAAGCTGTAGCTGAGTAGGATATCGACGCGAGGAGTTCTAGAACTCTAGGGTCTTTGGGATTAGGCAAAGCACAACATACTGCCCCTCCCCCTTTAAGCTCTGCGGTAGGCTATTAGCCTGGAGAGCTACCTAAAGCAGTCTTGGAGGCGCTCTGTTTTGTGCTTCTGGACTCCAGAGATAACAGTTGTGAAAAGGGATGGTAGTAAGGAGCCCTTCATGTACGAGAAGGTCGTCGTGTCCTGTCTAAAAGCTGGCGCGACGCTGGATGCTGCCCGGAGAATCGCTACAAAGGTGCTTGCTAGGCTTATCTCTGAGAACCGGAAGGAGGTTACTGCAAAGGAACTCACCCGCTGGATACTAGAGCTGCTTCGCGAGGAGAATGAGGAGTGGTACCGTAACTGGATAGTCTTCGACAGAGCTGTCAAGAGGAGGAGGACCGAGGAGGAGCTAAAGTCTCCCCAGTAGAGCCCATGTTTTTACTCTCCTCCCTCAACAATATCCGTAGGCAATCGATTATAGCCTCCCTGGACAAGGGCATGCCTATCCTAGACCCCCAACGGCCCTGAGGTATGAATGCTCTTACCGGAGCTTCATCGCAACGGATATCCATGGAGGAGAGTTGCTCCTCGACAACATAGCATAGGGTCCGCCTTTTGGCTACTAGCTCTAGGCCAGCATTAGCATCTGTTCGTCTTCACCCATTCAATTATATTAACCATGTCGTAGATCTTTTCTCGCAGTATTCTACTAGCAGGTCGAAGAGTCGCTTGTACCGCTCGGCTTCTCGCTGGAAGTAGAGGACGTTTTCCAGCCTGGCATTGGCCCTGTCTACGAGCCCTATTATCTTTGAGAGATAGCCGTCTGGAGCCGAGACGTCTATCACTAGTTCCTCGATATCATGCTCTAGTTCTACGCTGTTTAGCCTTATAAGCCCGTGTAGCAGCTCGTGGATGGCTAGGTCAAGTACGTGGCTCTCCCCATGGAGATCGTTGACGTAGACTGCGGTGACGGGGTTCTCATCGTCGAAGTAGAGCATAGTCCCGAAGGACATGCCGGGCATGGGGTTGAAGCCGTAGACTACGTAGAGCTTCGTAAAGAACCGTTTAAACCCAAATACCTTCTCTATATAGCTGATTATCTTGTCTTTCTTTCTCCGGTATAGATTGCTAACTCTTTCGCCTATATCAGCAAAGATTGCCCTAACTTCGCCCCATCTATGTATGCTGATGGCCTTTAACTCGTTTAGGATAATGTCGACTTCTCTGTCGGAGGTTGATGCTATTCCCGCCAGCTCTGTGAACAGCTTGTTCCACAAGTTGCTTCTCTCGATACAGTATGATACGTGGAGTAGCGGCCCAAACAGCTGGCGTAGAGAACATGGGGTATCGACCGGACGGGCGAATATGGGATGTGAATCAAATCGTAAATAGAGGCGGCCAGGTACGCCTCCTTGCTGACGACGGGTATGAGCTCCATATTCCTGGTTCCTCTCTACTACACGCTGCCTCCGGCAACGTCCTTTGTTCTTATAAAATGCTTTCACAGCGTACTAGTACCCCACCATGCGGTAGTGTAGTGCTAGGAAGCGTGCGGCGCCAGAGCCCCGGAGCTGGTTGCTGTGAATTGTGCTCGTTGGGGCTGGCTTTACGGGATTGTTCTTAGCCAGGGTATTCTCTTGAAGTCCTCGTCGAAGGTGAGGATAGCGTCTATGCCGTAGTGCCTGCATGTTGATGCTATTACTGCGTCGCTTGGTGTCAGTTTGTAGTTCTCCATAATCTCTAGTAGTTGTCTGGGCTCGGCGTAGTCCTGTAGTATGGTTATCCCTAGCTGCTCTATGACATCTATTAGTGTCCATAACTTATCCATTGCAAAGTCTAGCCCGTGTACTGTAATGTGCCTCTTTACCCTGTCTAGCCTCCTTAGTCCTAGACGCTCGAGTGCTAGCCTCCTTATGGATACATAACATTACCTCGTCGATAACACGGATGGAGGTTGCTAGGTCTCTGTGCTGCGTGAGGAGTTGCGCAGCTTTATCGGAGTACTCGCTTTCAAAGATATAGTAGACCAGCACATTCGAGTCAACAAACTTCAAACCAAGCCACCGCCCCTGCTACTAGAAGCTCTCAAGCTCCGCCTCAAGGAGCAGCTCGTCGAGCTCCTTCTTCGAAGCCCTGCCCATGAATCCCTTGTATCTCTCGACTATCCTTCTTCTTTCCTCGTCTGTAAGTATAATGGCTATTAGTATCTCTTCCCCTTCCTGTAGCTGTAGGGGCTCTAGTGGCTTAAGTACGCCCCCCTCATAGCGGGCACGTATAGTTTTCAGAGCCATGCGGGGTCCCTAAAGTAGTGTACTTACTGAAGTCCTTTTAGCTCTTTAGCTCTTCTATAGACGAGCCAGGCTACCCGGAGCACATGGGGGAAGCCTTATGATAGGCTTCTACTTTACGGCTCCGCGGGCGTTCTTTAAGACTGCGAGCTAGGGTGTCATGTTCAAGGCTTCTATGCACGATACCACACGGCCATCTAATGGTGCATTAATGCTAGGCTTAACGTGTCTTGGCTTGCCGGGTGTAGTGGTATAAGTGGGGTTTAGCGTGTCTCTATTGGCTAGTGGGATGGACGAGTTTGAGTACTGCTGTGAGTATTCCTAGGAGGCTCTACGAGGAGGCGAAGAAGCAGAGCATAGACGTGGAGTCTCGGATTGTTGAGTTCCTGGCTAGGGGCTGAAGCCTAATCCTAGGGGTGAGGCTGGTCTGCACCTCGAGCTTGTGGAGATGTATCTCCGGGAAGCACCTCGCTCTTCGAGAAGAGCTACTGTGCAGGCTAGCAAGAAGCTCTACAAGGTTACTGAGTGAGGAGGTAATCAGGGCTATGGCGGAGGCCCTGGGACTCCGGGGGTCGGAGAGGCCAGGAGAAGGAACGAGTGGACTCTAAGACTGCTAGACTCCGCCGCTAGCACGCTCTCAGAAAGGATAGACAGGAGGATATACGACGGGGATCACGCCTACTTCCTACATGTGGAGGGTCTCCATGGAGCACGCCCGGGCGTAGAGCAGGTGAAGATGCGGGCAAATTACGTGGAAGAGTTCCCTGGAGATAGCCAGGAGAGTAGTATCCGGGAGAAGCTAGCCCCCGCAGGCTACGCCTACACACCCTTTGCTCCAAAAGGAGGGCGCCCAGCACCATGCCTTCGGGGCCTGCCTGTTGGCTGTGGAAGTGGTGGATACGCTGCCTTCCCTCCTCAGCGCCTGCAGGGCCGGGGCGTGCGGTGCTCGTAGGCTGCTGGAGGGCTATGTGGAGCCTAATAGAGGGGTTCTCGCCGGCTACATCGACGAGCACCTGGACGGCTCGGCGGAGAGGCTAGCGGAGAGGGTCCGGGGTGCGCTGTCCTGGTTCCCTGGTCTCCTAGCCCGTATAGCCGGGGGCGTGGCTCCGAGGATCGATGCGAGCGTGATAGCATCGAGGGTAGAGGAGGGTGTTTCTGCGCTTTCCCAGCTGCTCGGCGTAGACCCGGGCGGCGTGAGGCTGGTCTTTATGGTGACTGGGTTTGACTCCGCGCTCTCGGCCTACGGTGGGACGATATACGTGGGCCTAGAGTGGTTCGTTGAGCCCAGCGCGCTGGGTCTACGGGAGGATGATCCGCCTACCCCTGTGCTCTCCCGGCTGTCCCGCGACCCCACCGGCTTCATAGTGTCTAACGCGGTCCATGAGCTGGTCCACATCCTTACCCCGAGGGTCGCCGGGGATCCGCTTCTTGCGAGGCTCCTCGAGGAGGGCCGGGCCGTCAACATAGCGTGGCTGCTGACCGGGGCCTCGAAGGAAGCCGTGCCCCCTGGTGTACCACGGGCTCAGCGACTACGCCAAGTGCCTCACAAAAGATGCTCCATGCTCTGCACCGGCACGTAAGGGGGGCGATCTGAGGATACCGGGAGCGTGCTCTTCACGATACACGAAAGGGCCGGGTCTGCGGGCTAAGGCTCTCCGGCTACTACATGGGCCTCTACCTCGCCCAGCTGCTCCACGACTACTACAACGGCGGCCTAGCCCGGCTCGCCAAGCTAGACAACACAGCTGATCTAGAAGCACTACTCGTCAACGCATTCCCCGGAGGCGGCCAAGGCCACAGACATGCACATGAGTAGCATATAGTATGGGAACCATTATATAGCTGTGGGCTAGGTGTACCAGGAGCTGGTGATCTCCCCTGCCGGAGCATGCTAGGAGACTATACCTAGTACACGGGAGATGCTGTAGAGCCCGGTATGCTTGAGCCGTGCAGTTTCCCCGACGAAGGCGTGCTTCAGCGTTTCCTCGCAGCTAATCCTGATGTCCTCGGAGACGTCCTCGGTCTCCGCCTCGATGTTTGTGCCGCCGAGGTCTCTCTCCATGGAGGGTTGAGTGCTGACCTTGTATTCTTAGCGCGTGGTGACAGACCGGCCGTGATTGTTGTGGAAACGAAGCGTGCTGACGCTACCCGTCTGCGCCGCGAGGCTCTGGCTCAGCTCCTAGAGTAGATGGCTCAGATCGCAGAGGATCCTGATGGGCCGGCTATGGCATGTCTTGGTAGGAATGCCGCCGAGCAGATAGTGGAGGAAGCCCAGAAAGCAGCGGAAGATGGCCGGATCCACGGCGTCATTGTGGCGGAGAAGATGACAGACTACCTAAAGAACGCGCTAGCATATCTTAACGCTAGGCTTCAGGGTACTATGCTCTGGGGCGTAGAGGCTAGGCCTTATTGCAGCCGTGGAGGCGGGGAGCCGGTCCTAACTGAGCTAGAGGCTATGGTATCTCCTGCTGATAAGAAGGACGGCACGTTGAAGGCAGTGAGGAGGAAATGGAGCTATTCTGAGCTGCGCGAGGTATACGGGAGCATAGAGGACACAGCGCTGCGTGAGAGGCTCCTGGATCTCCTTGAATGAGCTCAGGAGAAGGGCCTACTGGAAACGTACCCAGCCACAGCGCCAAGATTCCGTATAGGAGGAGTTGTCTCAGTTAACCCCGGAGGAACACTCTACGTGAGGTTCGGGAAGAGCGCCGAGAAGATCCTGGCCAAGCCTCTGAGACAGCGGCTACTTGAGGGCCTCAAAGAGCTGGGTCTACTGGACACTGACATCACGGACGCAGATAGTCAACGAGACGGGAAAGGCACAAAGAGCATAGCCGAGCTGAGCGACGAAGAATACGAGAGGCTAAAGGAGCTTCTCGAGGAAACACTGCGGCAAGCGTAAGCAAGAATCCGCAGGAGTCCTCTGAATCCCGGCGGACCCGCCAAGCAATGTCTTCTCCTATTACATCCTATTACGTTAGATTGTACGAGAGTAATAATGGTTAGCTGTTCTCTAGCCTAGAAATTCAGTTCTTACTACCTCTTCCTTCAACTTAGTGGCTTCATTATACGCTATTGATATCACTATGGTCTGATTAGCTTCTCCCTCACACCCGCTATGCCACATATTAGCTTGAGAAACTACATTGATGAAACTAAGCCATACTACTAAGTATCGGGGCTATATTTCTCTCCAGGTAATGCTAATTAGCTACATTACATAATGTGCTTCTACATTGTGAGTCCTTTATGTTCCTTTCACTGTTTTTAGCCAGGGGACTCTTCCAAAGTCTTCATCAAAGGTTGCTATATTCTCTATACCGTAGGCTCTGCATGTAGCTGCTATCAAGGCATCATTTGGTAGTAATTTATACTTCGTCATATACTCTATCAAAGTATCGATACCTATGCTAGTCGGTAAATGCTCGAAACATGTGAATAAGGGGTACACATCATGCCATAGTAGCTCTTTAACCTCATCTGTGTATTTGACTTATGTATTTTCTGAGCCTATACCTAGAAACATTAAGAGCCAGCCTTAAGTACCCGTAAACAACCTCGCTAACCACAACATCATTTATGTATCCTTTCCACTCGCCACGCTCAACCGCATCTATGAGTTTCTTAGCTTCCACACTACCGGCAAGATACTTGAGAAAGACGTTAGAGTCAAAAGAACACCCTCATTCTCAATCTCCTCGATAACCTTGTCGATGTCCTCGGGCTTCAAGTCAGGTTTCCTGCGGAGAAGGACGCCAAATACGTGAGAGGGTGCTCTACGGATAATGATCTCGATTTCTTCTCCCTCCCTGAGGTCTAGTTTCTCGAGAGGCTTTAGCACCCCTTTCTCATACCTCGCACGGATAACTCTAGACAACCTAGTTCTCACCTGCTTTCGCATTTTTTACCTATATAACCGGCTAGCCTCTGTCTCACTTCAAGAAACTTCTCCAGGTTATCTCTCATAAAAGTTTGACAAAGGACAAGCCTACCCCCGAGGTGGCTAGTTCTCCTTCACGGGTTCAGACCATCCTATATGGTGTGGCCATGTTTATTCCTTCTGCTTCATTCGGGTACTCCGGGGTTCTATGGACCCGGCAGGCCCGCCTGGTTCTCCTGATGAACTTGGGCTTCCTAGCGCTCATGTCTACGGCCTGAACTGTATGTAGTAATTATGTAGTACGTGTTAGACTCATACACCCTAGGTAGCCGTCTTAACAGTGGTGGTAGTGGTCTCTACGCTTGAAGGCTGCTATGATGACCCCGGTG
The window above is part of the Pyrodictium abyssi genome. Proteins encoded here:
- a CDS encoding ATP cone domain-containing protein, which translates into the protein MCFWTPEITVVKRDGSKEPFMYEKVVVSCLKAGATLDAARRIATKVLARLISENRKEVTAKELTRWILELLREENEEWYRNWIVFDRAVKRRRTEEELKSPQ
- a CDS encoding PIN domain-containing protein codes for the protein MDKLWTLIDVIEQLGITILQDYAEPRQLLEIMENYKLTPSDAVIASTCRHYGIDAILTFDEDFKRIPWLRTIP
- a CDS encoding PIN domain-containing protein translates to MKFVDSNVLVYYIFESEYSDKAAQLLTQHRDLATSIRVIDEVMLCIHKEASTRASRTKEARQGKEAHYSTRARLCNG
- a CDS encoding antitoxin family protein, producing MALKTIRARYEGGVLKPLEPLQLQEGEEILIAIILTDEERRRIVERYKGFMGRASKKELDELLLEAELESF
- a CDS encoding PIN domain-containing protein — its product is MYPLFTCFEHLPTSIGIDTLIEYMTKYKLLPNDALIAATCRAYGIENIATFDEDFGRVPWLKTVKGT
- a CDS encoding antitoxin family protein, with the protein product MSRVIRARYEKGVLKPLEKLDLREGEEIEIIIRRAPSHVFGVLLRRKPDLKPEDIDKVIEEIENEGVLLTLTSFSSILPVVWKLRNS